Genomic DNA from Bacteroides zhangwenhongii:
TCTGTACCTGTAACGGGATCCTTCTGGTAAGTCCGCGAAGACACCATCACGTCCTTTCCTCCACTTGCCCACGACGAGCGTGAACGGGTGTACACTTTAGAAGGTGAGTATGCACTCAAATAGTCTTCGGCCTCTACCACCACTGTCTTTATTTTATTCTCTTTCATCTTGACATCCACCCCATTCAAGAAACGAACCACTCCATTGGAGGCTTTATATTCGCTGACTTCTATCGGCGAAGGAACGAAGTCTGCCGCTTTTGAAAAATCTACCTTCACACCACTCAGGGCTATCGTTTCCCCTTGCTTAAAAACCAAGTCGCGAATCAGTTCGTCAACTACCAGCGAATCGGTCTGTTCCTCGTCACCCAAACTCATATACCTCGCATATTTAGCTTTCAACTCCTGGAAGTTAAGATCTCTCAATACAACGAATGTGTAGGAAGAGTCTTCATTATTAATCGGCATTTCCTCGAAAAAGTAATTCCGTGTAGTCCACACCGTATCATATACGGGCTGCCCCAGTTCATTCACCCCTGTCTGTACACTTCTCTCCGTATCCATTACTTTGGTAGCTTTCGCATACAGGCTGTCCAACTGTTCGTATTCTTCCGGAAACATTCCCCGAACATATTGCAGATACTCATCAATATTCATCAAAGGTTTATACGCCTTATCCACTATATGCAGGACTCCATTATTGCAAAGCACATTTGAATGTTCCGAGTCAAAACTCACAGTACTCATGGATTGGTTCTTTCCGTTTATCATTTTCAAACGACTGTCCGGTTGAGTTAATGTCTTCATATTATACAAACCAAAAGCAATATGATTCTTCACTATCGCAAGTTTCTCCTGCTCATTCCATTCACCTTCTTCATAATTTGCCACCAACTCTGAAATCGCGTCATTATCCGGTGCAAGAATTGTATACTCATATTCTCCATTCAGGATATTGACGTAACCGGTTTCCTCCAGCAAAAGATAAAAGGCAGAAAGATCCTTGTTCGCCTTTACGGCATCCAGCACACTTCCGTCCAATGTAGGAGTATCTACCTCCACATGATTGTCCCACTGGTTGTTACAGGCTGTAATCAATACCACAACTGCCAACAGCCATACACCTCTTATTATATTGAGTTTCGTTT
This window encodes:
- a CDS encoding fasciclin domain-containing protein, with protein sequence MKTKLNIIRGVWLLAVVVLITACNNQWDNHVEVDTPTLDGSVLDAVKANKDLSAFYLLLEETGYVNILNGEYEYTILAPDNDAISELVANYEEGEWNEQEKLAIVKNHIAFGLYNMKTLTQPDSRLKMINGKNQSMSTVSFDSEHSNVLCNNGVLHIVDKAYKPLMNIDEYLQYVRGMFPEEYEQLDSLYAKATKVMDTERSVQTGVNELGQPVYDTVWTTRNYFFEEMPINNEDSSYTFVVLRDLNFQELKAKYARYMSLGDEEQTDSLVVDELIRDLVFKQGETIALSGVKVDFSKAADFVPSPIEVSEYKASNGVVRFLNGVDVKMKENKIKTVVVEAEDYLSAYSPSKVYTRSRSSWASGGKDVMVSSRTYQKDPVTGTEYSFVFNTSNYNTDMNFYLLYEVRLNSVTYDVYWLSYDDMAEHIAKDPASEASTLVVCQKMFAAMPGDAQLARSSGGSIQNNYWGNSVAFAAYSVAGDKTYRDYPVQLRKYTLDTSNSRMIPKEEVEGEEGYDFDVPRMGKVQLMVCNTAGFHPYSKDNQSGGMMFLDYIKFVPRIPDGE